A single Nicotiana tabacum cultivar K326 chromosome 5, ASM71507v2, whole genome shotgun sequence DNA region contains:
- the LOC107764507 gene encoding uncharacterized protein LOC107764507: MEIDKAIRECADSRLKTKYSNAISVIKRAFALYSIQEVALSFNGGKDSTVLLHLLRAGYFLHRAEESCSQDVVDGENTFPIRTIYFESASAFPEINSFTYEAAATYNLQMDIIRLDFKSGLEALLKANPIRAIFLGVRIGDPTAVGQEQFSPSSPGWPAFMRVNPILDWSYRDVWAFLLACKVRYCSLYDQGYTSIGSIHDTVPNALLCISDSNNSEEKFKPAYLLPDGRLERAERAKKQLSSISNGLKFKDLNSDSVLTASVIAVGDEILFGTVEDKLWSLLCRKLHSIGWAVSLLAVTRNDVDSVAEEVERRKSTNDMVFIYGGVGPLHSDVTVAGVAKAFGVRLAPDEEFEEHLRHLIAEKCTGDKNEMAQLPEGITELLHHEQLPVPLIKCGNVIILTATNVAELDLQWDCLIESAKSNGDLVLMAPFVSKSLATTLSDVEIAQPLSKLRLQYPDMNIGGYRGSRKGPLIVRFEGKDPTRIEAASQSLCQNFHSGAFSQIE; the protein is encoded by the exons ATGGAGATTGATAAAGCAATTAGAGAATGTGCGGACAGTAGATTGAAGACAAAGTATAGTAATGCCATATCCGTTATTAAAAGAGCGTTCGCTCTGTATTC TATACAAGAGGTTGCATTGAGCTTCAATGGAGGGAAAGATTCTACT GTTTTGCTTCACCTACTGAGAGCAGGCTATTTTTTGCATAGAGCTGAAGAAAGTTGTTCACAAGATGTTGTTGATGGTGAAAACACATTTCCAATCCGGACAATATATTTTGAGAGCGCGTCTGCTTTCCCTGAAATCAATTCATTCACCTATGAAGCTGCAGCCAC TTACAATTTGCAAATGGATATTATTCGCCTTGACTTCAAATCAGGTTTGGAGGCTCTGCTTAAGGCTAATCCAATTAGAGCTATTTTTCTTGGTGTCCGAATTGGTGATCCTACTGCG GTAGGCCAGGAGCAATTCTCGCCTAGTTCACCTGGGTGGCCAGCTTTCATGAGGGTGAATCCAATTTTGGATTGGTCATACAG AGATGTATGGGCCTTCCTTTTGGCATGCAAGGTTCGGTACTGCAGCCTTTATGATCAGGG GTATACTTCAATAGGGAGCATTCATGACACTGTTCCTAATGCACTATTGTGCATCAGTGACAGCAACAACAGTGAAGAAAAGTTTAAACCAGCTTATTTACTTCCTGATGGAAGGCTGGAAAGAGCTGAAAGGGCAAAGAAGCAATTATCTTCCATTAGCAATGGACTGAAATTCAAGGATTTGAATTCCGATAGTGTGCTTACTGCTTCAGTCATAGCTGTGGGGGATGAAATTTT GTTTGGCACTGTAGAGGACAAGTTGTGGTCTTTGTTGTGTAGAAAGCTCCATTCCATTGGTTGGGCTGTATCGCTGCTTGCTGTGACTCGAAATGAC GTAGATTCTGTGGCCGAGGAAGTTGAGAGGCGGAAGTCCACAAATGACATG GTATTTATATATGGTGGGGTGGGTCCATTGCATTCGGATGTCACGGTCGCAGGAGTTGCAAAAGCTTTTGGTGTTCGCTTG GCTCCTGATGAAGAATTTGAAGAACATCTAAGGCACCTGATTGCTGAGAAATGCACCGGTGACAAGAACGAG ATGGCACAGTTGCCTGAGGGTATTACAGAATTATTGCATCATGAACAGCTGCCTGTGCCTTTG ATCAAATGTGGTAACGTGATCATCCTCACTGCAACAAATGTTGCTGAGTTGGACTTGCAATGGGATTGTCTGATTGAATCAGCAAAATCTAATGGTGACCTGGTATTGATGGCACCATTTGTTTCAAAAAGCTTGGCAACAACTCTTTCCGAT GTGGAAATTGCTCAACCTCTGTCGAAGCTTCGCCTTCAATATCCTGATATGAACATTG GAGGTTATCGGGGATCAAGAAAAGGACCTCTTATAGTTAGATTTGAAGGGAAG GATCCGACAAGAATAGAAGCAGCTTCTCAATCATTGTGCCAGAATTTTCACTCTGGTGCATTCTCTCAAATTGAGTGA
- the LOC107764500 gene encoding S-adenosylmethionine synthase 2-like: METFLFTSESVNEGHPDKLCDQVSDAILDACLEQDPESKVACETCTKTNMVMVFGEITTKAKVDYEKIVRDTCRGIGFTSADVGLDADHCKVLVNIEQQSPDIAQGVHGHLTKKPEEIGAGDQGHMFGYATDETPELMPLTHVLATQLGAKLTEVRKNKTCPWLRPDGKTQVTVEYKNDNGAMVPIRVHTVLISTQHDEGVTNEQIAQDLKEHVIKPVIPAKYLDENTIFHLNPSGRFVIGGPHGDAGLTGRKIIIDTYGGWGAHGGGAFSGKDPTKVDRSGAYIVRQAAKSVVAAGLARRCIVQVSYAIGVAEPLSVFVDTYKTGTIPDKDILALIKENFDFRPGMMAINLDLLRGGNFRYQKTAAYGHFGRDDPDFTWETVKALKPKA, encoded by the coding sequence ATGGAGACTTTCTTGTTCACCTCAGAATCAGTTAACGAAGGGCATCCCGACAAGCTTTGCGACCAGGTCTCAGATGCCATTCTTGACGCTTGCCTAGAACAAGATCCAGAGAGCAAGGTTGCATGTGAAACCTGCACAAAGACAAACATGGTCATGGTCTTTGGAGAGATAACAACCAAGGCCAAGGTGGACTATGAAAAGATAGTACGCGACACTTGCAGAGGCATCGGGTTCACCTCAGCTGATGTTGGCCTTGATGCTGACCACTGCAAAGTCCTTGTCAACATTGAGCAGCAGAGCCCTGACATTGCCCAAGGAGTCCATGGTCATCTTACCAAGAAACCAGAAGAAATCGGAGCTGGTGACCAAGGTCACATGTTTGGCTATGCCACAGATGAAACTCCTGAACTAATGCCCCTTACTCATGTTTTGGCTACTCAGCTTGGTGCCAAGCTTACTGAAGTGAGGAAGAACAAGACTTGCCCATGGCTCAGACCGGATGGCAAGACACAAGTTACAGTTGAGTACAAGAATGACAATGGCGCCATGGTTCCTATTAGAGTTCACACCGTTCTCATCTCAACTCAACATGATGAAGGTGTCACAAATGAGCAGATTGCCCAGGACTTGAAAGAGCATGTGATAAAGCCCGTGATCCCAGCGAAGTACCTTGATGAGAACACCATCTTCCACCTCAACCCATCAGGTCGCTTTGTGATTGGTGGTCCACATGGAGATGCTGGACTCACTGGCAGGAAAATTATCATTGACACCTATGGAGGTTGGGGTGCTCATGGTGGAGGTGCCTTCTCAGGGAAAGATCCTACCAAGGTGGACAGAAGTGGTGCTTATATTGTGAGACAAGCAGCAAAGAGTGTGGTAGCAGCAGGACTTGCTCGCCGCTGCATTGTCCAGGTTTCTTATGCAATTGGTGTTGCAGAACCACTCTCCGTGTTTGTTGACACTTACAAAACCGGAACCATTCCAGACAAGGATATTCTGGCTCTGATCAAGGAGAACTTTGACTTCAGGCCTGGAATGATGGCAATTAACCTTGACTTACTCAGAGGAGGTAACTTCAGGTACCAGAAGACTGCTGCTTATGGTCACTTTGGCCGTGATGACCCTGATTTCACCTGGGAGACTGTCAAGGCCCTCAAGCCTAAAGCTTGA